From a region of the Flavobacteriales bacterium genome:
- a CDS encoding riboflavin synthase: MFTGIIESFGEIVSTKAHGSNLELCIRCDFTKELQVDQSIAHNGICLTVTEITDDTYRVQAIEETLKRTNLGQAKTGDRVNLERCLAIGDRLDGHFVQGHVDTTATCLSVEDRDGSWLFRFECNDDPGGLIIPKGSITVNGISLTVVETNDRQFSVAIIPYTFDHTNLSHVKQGGLVNIEFDLIGKYLRNFSANK; encoded by the coding sequence ATGTTTACCGGAATCATAGAATCCTTTGGAGAAATTGTTTCCACCAAAGCACATGGCAGCAATCTGGAGCTATGCATTCGTTGCGATTTCACCAAAGAACTTCAGGTTGATCAGAGCATTGCGCACAATGGTATTTGTCTAACGGTTACGGAAATCACCGATGACACTTATAGGGTACAGGCCATTGAAGAAACGCTGAAAAGAACCAATCTCGGTCAGGCTAAGACGGGAGACCGTGTGAACCTGGAACGTTGCCTGGCAATCGGCGACCGGCTGGATGGTCATTTTGTTCAGGGCCATGTGGACACCACCGCAACCTGCCTGTCTGTGGAGGACCGTGACGGCAGTTGGTTATTCCGTTTTGAATGCAATGATGATCCGGGAGGCCTGATCATTCCCAAGGGATCCATCACCGTGAATGGTATCAGTCTGACGGTGGTTGAAACGAATGATCGCCAATTCAGTGTAGCCATCATTCCGTATACATTTGATCATACCAACCTATCCCATGTGAAGCAGGGAGGCCTGGTCAACATCGAATTTGACCTGATCGGTAAATACCTCAGAAATTTTTCAGCGAATAAGTGA